One Tolypothrix bouteillei VB521301 DNA window includes the following coding sequences:
- a CDS encoding TIGR03885 family FMN-dependent LLM class oxidoreductase, protein MIKIGCQASHEQFKPSELLKYVQLAEQAGFTHVLSSDHFHPWSEQQGQSGFAWSWLGAAMQATPTLSYRVVCAPGQRYHPAIVAQAVATLLEIFPNRFILTVGSGQALNEQITGNVWPTKSQRNARLKECVDVMRALWRGETVTHHGLVCVEEAKLYTRPETPPPVIGAAITSKTAEWIGSWADGLITISHPISKLKEVVEAFRRGGGEGKPMILKVQLSYDRDEDAARQKAHQQWRNNIFENILMTELRTPQQFDAAGAFVQPHELDAHVRISSDPQQHIEWLQEYVDLGFDELILHNVNREQEQFIEVFGEKVLPVVTRN, encoded by the coding sequence ATGATAAAAATTGGCTGTCAAGCTTCCCACGAACAATTTAAACCCAGCGAATTGCTCAAGTACGTCCAATTGGCAGAGCAAGCTGGATTTACTCATGTCCTATCCTCCGACCACTTCCATCCTTGGAGCGAACAACAAGGGCAAAGCGGTTTTGCCTGGTCTTGGCTGGGTGCTGCAATGCAAGCTACACCCACACTTTCCTATCGAGTGGTTTGTGCTCCAGGTCAGAGGTATCATCCAGCGATCGTTGCTCAAGCTGTAGCAACTTTATTGGAAATCTTTCCCAATCGCTTCATCTTAACGGTTGGTAGCGGTCAAGCACTCAACGAACAAATTACTGGCAATGTTTGGCCTACCAAGTCTCAACGCAATGCTCGTCTTAAAGAATGTGTCGATGTAATGCGTGCTCTTTGGAGAGGGGAAACTGTCACTCATCATGGGTTAGTGTGTGTCGAAGAGGCAAAACTATACACCCGCCCTGAAACACCACCCCCAGTTATTGGAGCTGCTATTACCTCTAAAACCGCAGAATGGATTGGCAGTTGGGCTGATGGACTGATTACTATTTCTCACCCAATTTCCAAGCTCAAAGAAGTTGTTGAAGCTTTTCGTCGTGGTGGTGGTGAAGGCAAACCTATGATTTTGAAAGTTCAGCTTTCTTACGATCGCGATGAGGACGCAGCACGGCAAAAAGCACACCAGCAATGGCGCAACAATATTTTTGAGAATATTTTGATGACAGAGTTACGAACTCCACAGCAATTTGATGCTGCTGGAGCGTTTGTTCAACCCCATGAGTTAGATGCACACGTCCGGATTTCTTCAGATCCACAACAGCATATTGAATGGCTTCAGGAGTATGTCGATCTCGGATTTGATGAACTTATCTTGCACAATGTTAATCGGGAGCAGGAGCAGTTTATTGAAGTTTTTGGTGAAAAAGTCTTGCCAGTAGTAACACGTAATTAA
- a CDS encoding aspartoacylase: MTKIKRVAIVGGTHGNEFTGVYLIKKFEKDPALIQRPSFQTLTLLGNPRAFEERRRYIEKDLNRCFLKQDLQDTTLSSYEDTRAKNIQQLLVPKGNSQVDVIMDLHSTTTNMGLSIILQNKHPFLLNLGAYLSSVNPLVKVSCPASDKESSFLRSLCELGFVIEVGPVAQSVLSAEWFQKTEELVCTILNYLEASNQGTVPQSPSTVTVYLITSNVDYPRNERGEIQAMIHPRLQFRDYQPLHPGDPMFLTFDGQDIPYTGESTVYPIFINEAAYYEKGIAMSFTERQEILLSSNNLMEM, from the coding sequence ATGACTAAAATTAAACGGGTTGCAATAGTGGGCGGAACCCATGGAAATGAATTTACAGGAGTCTATTTAATCAAAAAATTTGAAAAAGATCCTGCTTTAATTCAACGCCCTAGTTTTCAAACATTAACATTATTGGGAAATCCCAGAGCTTTTGAAGAACGCAGGCGATATATTGAAAAAGACTTAAATCGTTGTTTTTTGAAGCAAGACTTACAGGATACAACTTTATCTAGTTACGAAGACACTCGCGCAAAAAACATACAACAACTTTTAGTCCCAAAAGGGAACTCCCAAGTAGATGTCATTATGGATTTACACTCGACAACTACAAACATGGGACTCAGCATTATTTTGCAAAACAAGCATCCTTTCTTACTTAACTTGGGAGCTTACTTAAGTTCGGTGAACCCATTGGTAAAAGTGTCCTGTCCTGCTTCCGATAAAGAAAGTAGTTTTCTCCGTTCTCTTTGTGAATTAGGCTTTGTTATTGAGGTAGGTCCGGTTGCACAAAGTGTTTTGAGTGCAGAATGGTTTCAAAAAACTGAAGAACTTGTATGTACTATCTTGAATTATTTAGAAGCTAGCAACCAAGGAACAGTACCACAATCTCCCAGTACAGTCACTGTTTATCTTATTACCAGTAATGTAGATTATCCGAGAAATGAGAGGGGAGAAATTCAAGCAATGATTCATCCTCGGCTTCAGTTTAGAGATTACCAACCACTTCATCCTGGCGATCCAATGTTTCTGACTTTTGATGGTCAAGACATTCCTTATACGGGAGAATCCACTGTTTATCCCATATTTATCAATGAAGCTGCATACTATGAAAAGGGAATTGCCATGAGTTTCACCGAAAGGCAAGAAATCTTACTTTCTAGCAACAACCTCATGGAGATGTAA